A region from the bacterium genome encodes:
- a CDS encoding 4'-phosphopantetheinyl transferase superfamily protein has protein sequence MAAERLGARPPEGALEPSWPEEALGIHGAVPARRAEFHLGRALARRVLVELGRPPCAIPVRAGRAPLWPAGVVGSISHGAGLCLVAVAEKNDVTALGIDVEIAAPFEAKLMRRVASPCELEAFSRVNACSGPEAAAILFSAKESVYKAQHPISGAFLEFQDVAVEASAPERFRAHLLPPAARGALGEARLEGSWHRVGPWLATLCTLEPPQ, from the coding sequence GTGGCCGCGGAGCGCCTCGGTGCTCGTCCCCCGGAAGGCGCCTTGGAACCCTCCTGGCCTGAGGAGGCGCTCGGAATCCACGGCGCCGTTCCGGCGCGGCGGGCCGAGTTCCACCTGGGCCGGGCATTGGCGCGCCGGGTGCTCGTCGAACTCGGGCGGCCTCCGTGCGCGATCCCAGTCCGCGCAGGGCGGGCGCCCCTCTGGCCAGCGGGCGTCGTGGGCTCGATCTCTCATGGAGCCGGTCTTTGTCTGGTCGCCGTAGCCGAGAAGAATGACGTCACGGCCCTCGGAATCGACGTCGAGATCGCCGCGCCCTTCGAGGCAAAGCTGATGCGGCGAGTTGCGTCGCCTTGCGAGCTCGAAGCGTTTTCCCGCGTCAATGCCTGCAGTGGGCCAGAGGCTGCGGCGATCCTGTTCTCGGCCAAGGAGTCGGTCTACAAGGCTCAGCACCCGATCTCCGGGGCGTTTCTCGAGTTCCAGGACGTGGCTGTCGAAGCTTCCGCTCCTGAGCGCTTCCGAGCCCACTTGCTTCCACCAGCAGCGCGCGGTGCCCTGGGTGAAGCTCGGCTCGAGGGCAGCTGGCACCGGGTCGGCCCCTGGCTCGCGACGCTATGTACCCTGGAGCCTCCTCAATGA